In one Actinomyces trachealis genomic region, the following are encoded:
- a CDS encoding methionine/alanine import family NSS transporter small subunit, producing the protein MTGQAIALMLVAVLIIWGGLAASVTALMLRGHREQREDRAAANARAHQHLRGSTS; encoded by the coding sequence ATGACTGGACAAGCCATTGCCCTCATGCTCGTCGCTGTGCTCATCATCTGGGGCGGCCTGGCTGCTTCCGTCACTGCGCTGATGCTGCGCGGACACCGCGAGCAGCGCGAGGACCGCGCCGCTGCGAACGCCCGCGCCCACCAGCACCTGCGGGGCTCTACCAGCTAA
- a CDS encoding sodium-dependent transporter has protein sequence MSSSSERSPIAEVEGPEREQWGSQLGFLLAAIGSAIGLGNIWRFPGVAYANGGGAFMIPYIVALLSAGIPILLLDYAVGHRYRGSAPAAFRRLSRKLEWLGWWQVFVSFVIMTYYAVIIAWSLRYVLYSTNVAWKNDADGAKNFFFNKFIHLSENVTYSPAPVWNVFVPLAIIWAIVIFVIARGVTDGVEKANKVFLPLLVVLFLILVLRALMLPGATDGLNALWTPNFSALKDPQVWISAYAQIFYSLSVAFGIMLTYASYLRRRSNLVGTGLVAAFANSSFEVLAGFGVFATLGFMAHQQGIAMGELQGLTGISLSFVTFPTVIAQMPGGAFFGILFFLSLTLAGVTSLISLVQVVAAGVGEKFNLQPRTASVAVGVPAAIISLLVFGTTTGIYSLDVVDAYINQIGVVSSAILMCFIISLALRKLPLLQRHLNTVSETGKAIGLWWRALAGYIVPAMLTYMFADTLYKFVTEQYDAKSYSRSFELAFGWGAIAFAVIGVVVMTLIPWKTPVDDFEPLDLDSAATSKEVK, from the coding sequence ATGTCGTCCTCTTCCGAGCGCAGCCCCATCGCCGAGGTGGAGGGGCCCGAGCGCGAACAGTGGGGGAGCCAACTCGGCTTCCTGCTGGCTGCCATCGGCTCCGCCATCGGCCTGGGAAACATTTGGCGCTTCCCAGGCGTTGCCTACGCCAACGGCGGCGGCGCCTTCATGATCCCCTACATCGTGGCACTGCTCTCCGCAGGTATCCCGATCTTGCTCCTGGACTACGCCGTGGGCCACCGCTACCGTGGATCTGCCCCAGCTGCTTTCCGGCGCCTGAGCCGCAAGCTTGAATGGCTCGGCTGGTGGCAGGTCTTCGTGTCCTTCGTCATCATGACCTACTACGCGGTCATCATCGCCTGGTCGCTGCGCTACGTCCTGTACTCCACCAACGTGGCCTGGAAGAACGACGCCGATGGCGCCAAGAACTTCTTCTTCAACAAGTTCATCCACCTGTCGGAGAACGTCACCTACAGCCCGGCGCCGGTGTGGAACGTATTCGTACCACTGGCCATCATCTGGGCCATAGTCATCTTCGTGATCGCCAGGGGCGTCACCGACGGTGTAGAGAAAGCCAACAAGGTCTTCCTGCCCCTGCTGGTGGTCCTCTTCCTCATCCTGGTGCTGCGCGCCCTCATGCTTCCCGGAGCCACCGACGGCCTCAACGCCCTGTGGACCCCCAACTTCTCAGCGCTCAAGGACCCACAGGTGTGGATCTCCGCCTACGCGCAGATCTTCTACTCCCTGTCCGTGGCTTTCGGAATCATGCTGACCTACGCCTCCTACCTGCGCCGCCGCTCCAACCTGGTGGGCACCGGCCTGGTGGCAGCCTTCGCCAACTCCTCCTTTGAGGTCCTTGCTGGCTTCGGCGTATTTGCCACCCTCGGTTTCATGGCGCACCAGCAGGGCATCGCTATGGGCGAGCTCCAGGGCCTCACCGGCATTTCGCTGTCCTTCGTAACCTTCCCGACCGTTATCGCCCAGATGCCCGGCGGAGCGTTCTTCGGCATCCTCTTCTTCCTGTCCCTCACCCTGGCAGGCGTGACTTCACTGATCTCGCTGGTTCAGGTGGTTGCCGCCGGTGTCGGCGAGAAGTTCAACCTGCAACCGCGCACCGCCTCCGTAGCCGTCGGGGTACCGGCTGCGATCATCTCCCTGCTAGTCTTCGGCACCACCACGGGCATCTACTCACTTGACGTCGTGGACGCCTACATCAACCAGATTGGCGTGGTCTCCTCGGCCATTCTGATGTGCTTCATCATCTCCTTGGCCCTGCGCAAGCTCCCGCTGCTGCAGCGCCACCTGAACACCGTCTCGGAGACCGGCAAGGCCATTGGCCTGTGGTGGCGGGCACTGGCTGGTTACATCGTCCCGGCGATGCTGACCTACATGTTTGCTGACACGCTCTACAAGTTCGTCACCGAGCAGTACGACGCCAAGTCCTACAGCCGCAGTTTTGAGCTGGCCTTCGGTTGGGGGGCAATTGCCTTCGCCGTGATCGGCGTGGTGGTCATGACCCTGATCCCTTGGAAGACCCCGGTAGATGACTTTGAGCCGCTCGACCTTGATTCTGCTGCGACCAGTAAGGAGGTGAAGTGA
- a CDS encoding NifB/NifX family molybdenum-iron cluster-binding protein: MSTLIPVTADGQVEPRFGRAPRVAVVQVEDGQISDWTEHAVGWDTAHDSGTEGAHHARIVRFLREQEVDTIVVTHMGIGMQRVTSRMGIRVLATDGGPARQAVLDALASPSELPKPTGLSITPPTGGAGQGR; the protein is encoded by the coding sequence ATGAGCACCCTCATCCCAGTCACCGCTGACGGTCAAGTAGAGCCGCGCTTTGGCCGCGCCCCGCGCGTGGCCGTCGTGCAGGTGGAGGACGGCCAGATCTCTGACTGGACCGAACACGCCGTCGGCTGGGACACAGCCCACGACTCAGGCACAGAAGGCGCCCACCACGCCCGCATCGTCCGCTTCCTGCGTGAGCAGGAGGTAGACACCATTGTGGTCACCCACATGGGGATAGGCATGCAACGCGTCACCAGTCGTATGGGCATCCGCGTGCTCGCTACCGACGGCGGCCCGGCCCGCCAGGCGGTGCTAGACGCACTGGCCTCCCCCTCTGAGCTGCCTAAGCCCACCGGGCTGTCGATTACACCGCCAACTGGGGGTGCTGGGCAGGGGCGCTAG